Proteins from a genomic interval of Amycolatopsis sp. cg13:
- a CDS encoding ABC transporter ATP-binding protein: MDQYENGKPAPAVLLENIRKVYGKGDSAVTALDGVTASFPHGTFTAVMGPSGSGKSTLLHCAAGLDKPDSGSVRLEGESLEKLNETELTTLRRDRIGFVFQAFNLLPALTVSQNVTAPMLLARRKPNKAKVREVIAAVGLDDRRDHLPDQLSGGQQQRVAIARALVTRPAVIFADEPTGALDIKTSTDVLRLLRDSVRSAGHTIVMVTHDPVAASYADAVLFLGDGRLVGRLLSPTADAVAERMSHLGEMAEQNRRRPAGRA, from the coding sequence ATGGATCAGTACGAAAACGGGAAGCCAGCACCCGCGGTTCTCCTGGAAAACATACGCAAGGTATACGGAAAAGGCGATTCCGCGGTGACGGCGCTCGACGGCGTGACCGCGTCCTTCCCGCACGGAACTTTCACCGCGGTGATGGGTCCGTCCGGTTCGGGCAAAAGCACGCTGCTGCACTGTGCGGCCGGGCTGGACAAGCCAGACTCCGGCTCCGTGCGGCTGGAAGGCGAAAGCCTGGAGAAACTGAACGAAACCGAGCTGACCACGTTGCGCCGGGACCGGATCGGGTTCGTCTTCCAAGCGTTCAACTTGCTGCCAGCGTTGACGGTCTCTCAGAACGTGACGGCTCCGATGCTGCTCGCCCGCCGGAAACCGAACAAGGCCAAGGTGCGCGAGGTGATCGCCGCCGTCGGGCTCGACGACCGGCGCGACCATCTGCCCGACCAGCTCTCCGGCGGCCAGCAGCAGCGCGTCGCGATAGCCCGCGCGCTGGTGACCCGGCCCGCGGTGATCTTCGCCGACGAGCCGACCGGCGCGCTGGACATCAAGACCTCCACGGACGTCCTCCGCTTGCTTCGGGACTCGGTGCGCTCGGCCGGCCACACGATCGTCATGGTCACGCACGATCCGGTCGCGGCTTCGTACGCGGATGCCGTGCTGTTCCTCGGCGACGGCAGGCTCGTGGGCAGGCTTCTGTCCCCCACCGCCGACGCGGTCGCCGAGCGGATGAGCCATCTCGGCGAGATGGCCGAGCAGAACCGGCGCCGTCCGGCGGGGAGAGCTTGA